The following proteins are encoded in a genomic region of Rubrobacter xylanophilus DSM 9941:
- a CDS encoding NAD(P)/FAD-dependent oxidoreductase — protein sequence MRVVVVGAGLAGLTCAKVLHEGGAEVEVFEASDGVGGRVRTDEREGFLLDRGFQVYFTAYPAARRHLDHGALDLRYFDPGAVILRGGGREVLSDPLRDPGALPSTLLSRSATPADKARVAALALRCLAGRGPEAAGEAGGEDASTLACLERRGFSRRFIDAFFRPFYGGILLDRGLSASCRVFSFTFRMMARGWAAVPARGMGEIPRQLAARLPEGAVRLESPVEGLLREGGRVRGVRGPWGEREADAVVVATEAPVAGRLTGEKVPEGSVGEVCLYYETSGVGAGKKVLLNAEEDAFVNNAVEISNVSGLYAPPGRRLLYAVVLGGFDLPDGELLRRGVEELSRWCPRADFRPLGLRRIPYGQFAQPPGVHATLPKNRTSTPGLFLAGEYTVDSSINGAILSGERAAREVLGR from the coding sequence ATGCGGGTTGTCGTGGTCGGAGCGGGGCTTGCCGGGCTCACGTGCGCGAAGGTTCTGCACGAGGGCGGCGCCGAGGTGGAGGTCTTCGAGGCCTCGGACGGCGTCGGCGGCCGCGTGCGCACCGACGAGCGGGAGGGGTTCCTGCTGGACCGCGGCTTCCAGGTCTACTTCACCGCCTACCCGGCGGCCCGGCGGCACCTGGACCACGGGGCTCTGGACCTCCGGTACTTCGACCCGGGGGCGGTGATCCTCCGGGGCGGCGGGCGCGAGGTGCTCTCGGACCCCCTGCGCGACCCGGGGGCGCTGCCCTCGACGCTGCTCTCCCGGTCCGCCACCCCCGCCGACAAGGCCCGGGTGGCCGCCCTCGCGCTGAGGTGCCTCGCCGGGCGCGGCCCCGAGGCGGCCGGCGAGGCGGGGGGAGAGGACGCCAGCACCCTCGCCTGCCTGGAGCGGCGCGGCTTCTCCCGCCGCTTTATAGACGCCTTTTTCCGGCCCTTCTACGGCGGGATACTCCTCGACCGGGGCCTCTCCGCTTCCTGCCGCGTCTTCTCGTTCACCTTCCGGATGATGGCCCGGGGCTGGGCGGCCGTTCCGGCGCGGGGGATGGGCGAGATCCCGCGCCAGCTCGCCGCTCGCCTGCCGGAGGGCGCGGTGCGCCTCGAGAGCCCGGTGGAGGGGCTGCTGAGGGAGGGCGGCCGGGTGAGGGGCGTGCGCGGCCCCTGGGGCGAGCGCGAGGCCGACGCGGTGGTCGTCGCCACCGAGGCCCCGGTGGCCGGGCGGCTCACGGGGGAGAAGGTGCCGGAGGGCTCCGTGGGGGAGGTCTGCCTGTACTACGAGACGAGCGGCGTGGGGGCCGGCAAGAAGGTGCTGCTGAACGCGGAGGAAGACGCCTTCGTCAACAACGCCGTCGAGATCAGCAACGTCTCCGGGCTCTACGCCCCGCCGGGCCGCCGCCTGCTCTACGCGGTCGTCCTCGGGGGCTTCGACCTGCCGGACGGAGAGCTGCTGCGGCGCGGCGTCGAGGAGCTCTCCCGCTGGTGCCCGCGGGCGGACTTCCGCCCTCTCGGGCTCCGGCGCATCCCCTACGGCCAGTTCGCCCAGCCGCCCGGGGTGCACGCGACGCTGCCGAAGAACCGCACCTCCACGCCGGGGCTCTTCCTCGCCGGCGAGTACACCGTCGACTCCTCCATAAACGGCGCGATCCTCTCCGGAGAGCGGGCGGCCAGGGAGGTGCTGGGGCGCTGA
- a CDS encoding mannosyltransferase family protein, with the protein MAVGALSAGLLPRAEPAGDPLEPPGPLSYWAHWDGAWYSEIASGGYGERAPQSTAFFPLYPLLLRVGIFAGLGPSLWGVVLSLAATLLALYFVHRIAGHLCGERAARAATLSLAFFPTAFFLNAVYTEALFLALSAGSVWAALLRRDLLLAGLLGALAAATRNVGVLLVLPLLFEWWRSRRELGLRALLGVALVPAGLFAYMAFLWARFGEPLLFAGQQSYWGRALTSPPVTARMAWEAAAEGAGYLLQPSALFLDPSPTPSLAASNALNLAFLLLLLALLGSSLALLPPGLSAYALLGAALPLLTPSPSFPLMSLPRFMLGLFPLFLALGALLSRSRAALLAWLAASSAAGAALTALFVTWRWVA; encoded by the coding sequence ATGGCCGTCGGGGCCCTCTCCGCCGGGCTGCTGCCCCGGGCGGAGCCGGCCGGCGACCCCCTGGAGCCGCCCGGCCCGCTGAGCTACTGGGCCCACTGGGACGGGGCCTGGTACTCGGAGATCGCCTCCGGGGGCTACGGGGAGCGCGCCCCGCAGAGCACCGCCTTCTTCCCGCTGTACCCGCTGCTGCTGCGCGTCGGGATCTTTGCCGGCCTCGGGCCCTCGCTCTGGGGCGTCGTCCTCTCCCTCGCCGCCACCCTCCTCGCCCTGTACTTCGTGCACCGGATCGCCGGGCACCTCTGCGGCGAGCGGGCCGCCCGGGCCGCGACGCTGAGCCTGGCGTTCTTCCCCACGGCCTTCTTCCTGAACGCGGTGTACACCGAGGCGCTCTTTCTGGCGCTCTCCGCCGGGTCGGTCTGGGCGGCGCTCCTCCGGCGCGACCTGCTGCTCGCCGGGCTGCTCGGGGCGCTCGCCGCCGCGACCCGCAACGTCGGGGTGCTCCTGGTGCTGCCGCTCCTCTTCGAGTGGTGGCGCTCCCGGAGGGAGCTCGGCCTCCGGGCCCTGCTCGGCGTGGCGCTCGTCCCGGCGGGGCTCTTTGCCTACATGGCGTTTCTCTGGGCCCGCTTCGGGGAGCCGCTGCTCTTCGCCGGCCAGCAGTCCTACTGGGGGCGCGCCCTCACCTCCCCCCCGGTCACCGCCCGCATGGCCTGGGAGGCCGCCGCCGAAGGGGCCGGCTACCTGCTGCAGCCCTCCGCCCTCTTCCTCGACCCCTCGCCAACCCCCTCGCTCGCCGCCTCGAACGCGCTGAACCTGGCCTTCCTCCTCCTGCTGCTCGCCCTGCTCGGCTCTTCCCTCGCCCTGCTCCCGCCGGGGCTCTCGGCCTACGCCCTCCTGGGGGCCGCGCTGCCGCTGCTCACCCCCTCGCCATCCTTCCCCCTGATGAGCCTGCCGCGCTTTATGCTCGGGCTCTTCCCCCTGTTCCTCGCGCTCGGCGCCCTCCTCTCGCGCAGCCGGGCCGCC
- a CDS encoding ABC transporter permease, producing the protein MLADRPFRTLLKREILRFMRVWMQTVVPTLGTSVLYLVVFGLALGTRIREVSGVPYLEYILPGIALMNLVTGAHMNSSWSVFDAKRERYIDEVLISPMSDLQITLAYTLGGTLRGMLMGLGVLLVGVPFVGLHIEHPLLLVLIGALSAFIFSALGTAAGALATRIDHISLLTNVVIQPLAFLGGVFYSVDMLPQALKVATMLNPIFHTVDAARYAILGISDLNPYPTVGIVFLLAILALGAAWLAISRGPNLRY; encoded by the coding sequence ATGCTCGCTGACCGGCCCTTCCGTACGCTGCTGAAGCGCGAGATCCTGCGCTTCATGCGGGTCTGGATGCAGACGGTGGTCCCCACGCTCGGGACCTCGGTGCTGTATTTGGTGGTCTTCGGGCTGGCCCTCGGGACCCGCATCCGGGAGGTGAGCGGGGTGCCCTACCTGGAGTACATCCTGCCCGGCATCGCCCTCATGAACCTGGTGACCGGGGCACACATGAACTCCTCCTGGTCGGTCTTCGACGCCAAGCGGGAGCGCTACATCGACGAGGTGCTAATAAGCCCGATGAGCGACCTGCAGATCACGCTGGCCTACACCCTGGGCGGGACGCTGCGCGGGATGCTGATGGGGCTGGGGGTGCTGCTGGTGGGGGTGCCGTTCGTCGGGCTGCACATCGAGCACCCGCTGCTCCTCGTCCTGATCGGGGCGCTCTCCGCCTTTATCTTCTCGGCGCTCGGGACGGCGGCGGGGGCGCTCGCCACCAGGATCGACCACATCTCGCTGCTGACGAACGTGGTTATACAGCCGCTGGCCTTCCTGGGCGGGGTGTTCTACTCGGTGGACATGCTGCCGCAGGCGCTGAAGGTGGCGACGATGCTCAACCCGATCTTCCACACGGTGGACGCGGCCCGCTACGCGATCCTGGGCATCTCGGACCTGAACCCCTACCCGACGGTGGGCATCGTCTTCCTGCTGGCGATCCTCGCCCTGGGCGCGGCCTGGCTGGCGATCAGCAGGGGGCCGAACCTTCGCTACTAA
- a CDS encoding ABC transporter ATP-binding protein — MGEAALRIENLRKTYPGGLLALGGVSLTVEAGRFFGLLGPNGAGKTTLINSVVGLARPDGGRVEVFGRDAFRQFREARRMIGVSAQEINLDKFLTVEETLLYHAGYFGVPKKKSRDRAEELLERFALAGKRKDRVNTLSGGMKRRVMFARALMHNPRLLFLDEPTAGVDLELRYSLWEYIRELNRGGLTILLTTHYLEEAEELCEEIALISGGRIADQGTTEELKRKYGASDLEEVYLKVVHDAR; from the coding sequence ATGGGGGAGGCAGCCCTGAGGATAGAGAACCTCAGAAAGACCTACCCCGGGGGGCTCCTCGCCCTCGGCGGCGTCTCCCTCACGGTGGAGGCCGGGAGGTTCTTCGGCCTCCTCGGGCCCAACGGGGCCGGCAAGACCACCCTCATAAACAGCGTGGTGGGCCTCGCCCGCCCCGACGGGGGGAGGGTGGAGGTCTTCGGGCGGGACGCCTTCCGCCAGTTCCGGGAGGCCCGCCGCATGATCGGGGTCTCCGCCCAGGAGATAAACCTGGACAAGTTCCTCACCGTCGAGGAGACCCTGCTCTACCACGCGGGCTACTTCGGGGTGCCGAAGAAGAAGTCCCGCGACCGGGCCGAGGAGCTCCTGGAGCGCTTCGCGCTCGCCGGCAAGCGCAAGGACCGGGTGAACACCCTCTCCGGCGGGATGAAGCGCCGGGTGATGTTCGCCCGGGCGCTGATGCACAACCCCCGGCTGCTCTTTCTGGACGAGCCGACCGCCGGGGTGGATCTGGAGCTGCGCTACTCGCTGTGGGAGTACATCAGGGAGCTCAACCGCGGGGGGCTCACCATCCTCCTCACCACCCACTACCTGGAAGAGGCCGAGGAGCTGTGCGAGGAGATAGCCCTGATCTCGGGCGGCCGCATAGCCGACCAGGGAACCACTGAGGAGCTGAAGCGGAAGTACGGCGCCTCCGACCTCGAGGAGGTCTACCTCAAGGTGGTGCACGATGCTCGCTGA